A DNA window from Hevea brasiliensis isolate MT/VB/25A 57/8 chromosome 2, ASM3005281v1, whole genome shotgun sequence contains the following coding sequences:
- the LOC131175363 gene encoding uncharacterized protein LOC131175363, whose amino-acid sequence MVDSSSAARKIATMATSPCPSGNEKKHWWLSNRRIVDKHIKEARNLIATQEPSDITSALNLLDAALALSPRFEVALELKARSLLYLRRFKDVADMLQDYIPSLKIGNDESGSVSSENSSQQLSRERVKLLPSNDSSSEKAERDPSFKCFSVSDLKKKVMAGLCKTCHKEGQWRYLVLGQACCHLGLMEDAMVLLQTGKRLSTAAFRRESISWSDDSFSISNFPISGDVSSSSAPPTPPRALTESESISQLLSHIKLLLRRRAAAIAALDAGLYSEAIRHFTKIVEGRRGAPQGFLAECYMHRAFAYKSSGRIAESIGDCNKTLALAPMCIQALEARASLFETIRCLPDCLHDLEHLKLLYNSILRDRKLPGPAWKRHNVRYREIPGKLCALTTKIQELKRRVASGETGNVDYYALIGLRRGCSRSELERSHLLLCLRHKPDKATNFIERCEFADDRDLDSVKDRAKMSALLLYRLLQKGYSSVMATIMDEEAAEKQRKKAAAALQAAAAVQVQQTAQSRKPESNLSKVEKSCPNRIKSTENKVATSSGTSNTSVFQGVFCRDLAAVGNLLSQVGFNRALPLKYEALSC is encoded by the exons ATGGTTGATTCTTCTTCTGCCGCTAGAAAAATAGCAACCATGGCTACTTCTCCATGCCCTAGTGGGAATGAAAAGAAACACTGGTGGCTTAGCAACCGAAGG ATTGTAGATAAGCATATTAAGGAAGCTAGAAACCTCATTGCAACCCAAGAACCGAGTGATATTACTTCTGCTTTGAACCTTCTAGACGCGGCTCTGGCTCTCTCTCCTCGCTTTGAAGTCGCTCTTGAACTGAAGGCTAGATCTTTGCTCTACCTCAGGCGATTCAAGGACGTGGCTGATATGCTTCAAGATTACATTCCCAGCCTTAAAATAGGAAATGACGAGTCGGGTTCGGTATCTTCTGAAAACTCGTCGCAGCAGCTATCGAGGGAGCGAGTCAAGCTGTTGCCTTCTAATGACTCGTCCTCGGAAAAAGCAGAAAGGGATCCGAGTTTCAAGTGTTTTTCTGTCTCGGACTTGAAGAAGAAGGTGATGGCGGGGCTTTGTAAAACTTGCCACAAGGAAGGGCAATGGAG GTATTTGGTTTTGGGGCAAGCTTGTTGCCATCTGGGCCTGATGGAGGACGCCATGGTCCTCCTTCAAACCGGAAAACGCCTCTCAACCGCCGCATTCCGCCGTGAAAGCATTTCTTGGTCCGACGATAGCTTTTCCATTTCCAACTTCCCAATCTCAGGCGACGTTAGCTCCTCATCAGCCCCCCCAACTCCGCCGCGAGCTTTGACCGAATCTGAGAGCATCTCCCAACTCTTATCACACATCAAACTTCTCCTACGGCGCCGTGCCGCAGCGATTGCCGCCCTCGACGCAGGATTATATTCTGAAGCCATCCGCCACTTTACCAAGATTGTAGAAGGCCGCCGCGGGGCCCCACAAGGATTCCTGGCGGAATGTTACATGCACAGAGCCTTTGCATATAAGTCTTCGGGTAGAATTGCAGAGTCTATTGGTGATTGCAACAAGACCTTAGCTCTTGCCCCTATGTGCATTCAGGCACTTGAGGCTAGAGCCTCGCTCTTCGAAACTATCCGCTGCTTGCCTGATTGTTTACACGATCTTGAGCACTTGAAACTCTTATACAATTCAATCTTGCGGGATAGGAAGCTCCCGGGTCCTGCATGGAAGCGGCATAACGTGAGATACAGGGAGATTCCAGGGAAACTCTGTGCATTGACCACCAAGATTCAGGAATTGAAGAGGAGGGTTGCTTCCGGGGAGACTGGAAACGTTGATTACTATGCTTTGATCGGTCTGAGACGTGGGTGTTCAAGATCTGAGTTAGAGAGATCTCATTTGTTGCTCTGTTTAAGGCACAAGCCCGATAAGGCTACAAATTTTATCGAGAGATGTGAGTTTGCAGATGATAGGGATCTTGACTCAGTTAAAGATCGAGCGAAAATGTCTGCATTATTGCTTTATAGATTGCTTCAAAAGGGTTACTCAAGTGTCATGGCTACAATTATGGATGAGGAGGCCGCAGAGAAGCAAAGGAAGAAAGCGGCAGCTGCTTTACAAGCGGCTGCAGCAGTTCAAGTGCAGCAAACAGCCCAGAGCAGGAAACCTGAATCAAATCTATCTAAAGTGGAGAAATCGTGTCCTAATAGAATTAAGTCCACTGAAAATAAAGTGGCAACATCTTCAGGGACCTCCAATACATCTGTTTTTCAAGGGGTATTTTGCAGGGACCTCGCTGCAGTTGGGAATTTACTATCTCAAGTTGGATTTAACCGTGCACTTCCACTGAAGTACGAGGCGTTGAGCTGCTAA